Part of the Capillibacterium thermochitinicola genome is shown below.
AATGTATTAATTTCAGCGATTTTATTTCCTAGCCTGTGTTTGGCAATTATGAATTCCATAGTTCGGCGGCTAAGAGATACATAGCATCCTGACATTTTGCGCATTTAGTCTGTTTGCGAAGGCCCGGCGCTTCTGGCCAGCATGGCCTCTCTGTAACGGAAGCTGGGACCCGAAAAACCAAGAATGTAAGCGTGATGGACTAAGCGGTCAATCAAAGCTGCCGTAAGCCGATCGTCTTGGAATATCTCGTTCCACCTCCCAAACTCCAGATTAGAAGTAATGATGACGCTTTGCTGCTGGTAACTGTTGGAGATAACATGGAATAGCAATTGGGATGAAGTCTTCTCAAACGGGATGTAACCCAGCTCATCCAGGATGAGCAGATCAAGCTTTTGCAGCTGTTGCAGAGCTTTGCTGAGGTTTCCGTTACGGTGTTTTTCGGCCAATTCTGTTGCCAAGTCTAGTGCCCGGTAAAAGCGGACCTTCTTCCCCTGGGAGCAGGCTTTAACACCTAAGGCGATCGCCAGATATGTTTTTCCCGTTCCGACAGCACCTAAGCAGATGATGTTCTGCTTTTTCTCAATAAAATCCAGACTGAGCAGTTGATCTTTATCAAAGCCAGGTGGCCATGTAATTGGGTCATATTTGTAACCGTCAAAGGTCTTTACGACTGGGAATTTTGCCTGCCT
Proteins encoded:
- the istB gene encoding IS21-like element helper ATPase IstB is translated as MQNELAAICKKLKLGDLTKLAAQVNFENETQYLTDVLRLALKHREDKRIERLIRQAKFPVVKTFDGYKYDPITWPPGFDKDQLLSLDFIEKKQNIICLGAVGTGKTYLAIALGVKACSQGKKVRFYRALDLATELAEKHRNGNLSKALQQLQKLDLLILDELGYIPFEKTSSQLLFHVISNSYQQQSVIITSNLEFGRWNEIFQDDRLTAALIDRLVHHAYILGFSGPSFRYREAMLARSAGPSQTD